A single genomic interval of Zingiber officinale cultivar Zhangliang chromosome 4A, Zo_v1.1, whole genome shotgun sequence harbors:
- the LOC121971053 gene encoding uncharacterized protein At4g15970-like, translating into MKAADSVLHRCLSPLLFLAVIVLSFNLIYRAATPAILVPPTSLRVDIIGAPPFVPKKQLAPSDPHPSSNPRPELRNEPASSVPPAVPPDPSPLLQTASESQEMRLERVLREAATADNTVIITSLNAFWSTPGSVLDVFLESFRTGKGTRELLNHLVIVAVDGKAYERCVAVHRHCFDFTVEGVDFSGEKVFNSPEYLDMMWARLDFLRLVLEKGFSFVFSDVDVMWFRNPFPYFYPDGDFQISCDNFLGDPTNLKNWPNNGFNYARPNNRSIEFFKYWYSSRTRFPGVHEQNVLNIIKFDQHTQDIGVKIRFLSTERFGGFCEPSRNFNKVCTMHANCCIGLHRKINDLRAMLDDWRKFRSLPPDVRISSNFSWSVPQSCRIPPGFFSKKEKKP; encoded by the exons ATGAAAGCTGCGGACTCCGTCCTCCACCGGTGTCTCTCGCCGCTGCTCTTTCTTGCGGTCATCGTGCTCTCGTTCAACCTGATCTACCGCGCCGCCACGCCAGCCATTCTCGTTCCCCCGACCTCTCTCCGCGTCGATATCATTGGCGCCCCTCCCTTCGTCCCGAAGAAGCAGTTGGCCCCTTCCGACCCGCATCCGAGTTCAAATCCCCGGCCGGAGCTTCGAAATGAACCAGCGAGCTCTGTTCCCCCCGCCGTTCCTCCAGATCCGTCACCTTTGCTGCAGACTGCTTCA GAAAGCCAGGAGATGAGGCTAGAGAGGGTTCTGAGGGAGGCGGCCACCGCAGACAACACGGTGATAATAACCTCCCTGAACGCGTTCTGGTCCACTCCCGGGTCCGTGCTGGACGTGTTTCTGGAGAGCTTCCGCACCGGGAAAGGGACCAGAGAACTGCTGAACCACCTGGTCATCGTCGCCGTGGACGGCAAGGCGTACGAGAGGTGCGTCGCAGTGCACCGACACTGCTTCGACTTCACGGTTGAGGGAGTGGACTTCTCCGGCGAGAAGGTGTTCAACTCGCCCGAGTACTTGGACATGATGTGGGCGCGGCTTGATTTTCTGCGCCTGGTGCTTGAAAAAGGCTTCAGCTTCGTCTTCTCG GATGTAGATGTAATGTGGTTCAGAAATCCATTCCCCTATTTCTATCCAGATGGAGATTTCCAGATCTCCTGTGACAATTTCTTGGGTGATCCTACCAATCTAAAGAATTGGCCAAACAATGGATTCAATTATGCGAGACCCAACAACCGAAGCatagaatttttcaaatattggTACTCCTCGCGTACCAGATTTCCTGGAGTTCATGAGCAGAATGTGCTTAACATTATCAAGTTCGACCAACATACTCAAGACATAGGAGTGAAAATAAGATTCCTCAGCACCGAGCGCTTTGGAGGGTTCTGTGAGCCAAGTAGAAACTTTAACAAGGTGTGCACAATGCATGCAAACTGCTGTATCGGGTTGCACAGAAAGATCAATGATCTAAGAGCAATGCTTGATGACTGGAGAAAGTTTAGATCTCTGCCACCTGATGTAAGGATATCTAGCAATTTCTCATGGAGTGTACCTCAAAGTTGCAG AATACCACCAGGTTTTTTCAGCAAGAAGGAAAAGAAACCTTAA
- the LOC121971051 gene encoding protein PLASTID MOVEMENT IMPAIRED 1-like, translating to MADQDAEILRELETLNRSLSKTLSSRRAASLVLPRSSNTTSARGVYAGGPQIVGEASRYDLGSFSSRQESPSAWLALGRKTPHGVPGKGEEPTESSERRRGIWNWKPVRALAHLSMRRVVCLFSVEVVALRHLPDSVDGLRLSVSVRKKETKDGSLQTMPAQAAQGRAEFEETLFLRCHLYYAGGVGTRKPLRFEPRLFLISAIAVDAPHLDLGAAAVDLSSLVKESIQKNLEGHRVRQWDVAFPLSGTAAGGEMALKLAFQIMDDGGIGIYKQTQYSPKSNSGIARDLEASKGLIFDQKEDLDLPEFEVIDKGVEIAASENDNARTSSVSSEVVKEVVHDRAQRSRAKELHLIAKELQELEMLIMADATETTKPIRLDTEEELVTREFLKLLEIGDHKEPQYDEHNDLANLTPIYLVPDLGKNLGCIIQTSDGGYLASMNPLNTPASRTETPKLAMQISRELIVEDEKSTSGFEVFRRVASEEICSKLLSLAAMDDLVGKTAEQVAFEGIASAIITGRNKEGASSSAARSIAMAKKMATAMNKGRKGRTSLSEEAVTLDEVLCIALQKIEAMAVEALKVQAEIADEEAPLEALPPADTLNLTVKPHDWCTNCNRATILVVIQLRDPVRGYEAVGAPFIATAQAVPPTDQGEALEERRFKLESVHVGGLKLGSDSKIRSAWDGEKQRLTAMQWLMENGVGKAAGGRRTRKQAKRSRDFVWSFSSRFVDGMWLKHVRNPNLITCS from the coding sequence ATGGCGGATCAGGACGCAGAAATCCTCCGAGAGCTCGAAACTCTGAACAGATCGCTCTCCAAGACTCTCAGTTCCCGCCGCGCTGCCTCGCTCGTCCTGCCCCGCTCCTCCAACACAACATCTGCCCGCGGGGTGTACGCAGGCGGACCTCAGATCGTCGGAGAAGCCTCTCGGTACGACCTTGGAAGCTTCTCCTCCCGACAAGAGTCTCCCTCCGCCTGGCTCGCACTCGGACGGAAAACCCCACACGGCGTGCCTGGGAAGGGTGAGGAACCGACCGAGTCCAGCGAGAGGCGGCGGGGGATATGGAACTGGAAGCCTGTGCGCGCTCTGGCTCACCTCTCCATGCGCCGAGTAGTATGCCTCTTCTCCGTTGAGGTCGTCGCGCTCCGGCATCTGCCGGACTCAGTCGACGGGCTCCGCCTCTCTGTCTCCGTCCGGAAGAAGGAGACGAAAGACGGGTCCCTCCAGACGATGCCCGCCCAGGCGGCGCAGGGCCGAGCCGAGTTCGAAGAGACTCTGTTCCTCCGGTGCCACCTCTACTACGCCGGGGGCGTCGGCACCAGGAAGCCTCTCCGGTTCGAGCCCCGCCTTTTCCTGATCTCCGCTATCGCCGTCGACGCGCCTCACCTAGACTTGGGGGCCGCCGCCGTTGACTTGAGCTCCCTGGTCAAAGAGTCCATCCAAAAGAACTTGGAGGGGCACCGCGTCCGGCAGTGGGACGTGGCCTTCCCGCTCTCCGGGACGGCTGCCGGCGGAGAGATGGCACTCAAGCTGGCATTTCAGATCATGGACGACGGAGGCATCGGCATCTACAAACAAACACAGTACTCGCCCAAATCAAACAGCGGCATTGCGAGAGACCTCGAAGCAAGCAAAGGACTGATCTTTGATCAAAAAGAAGACCTCGACCTCCCCGAGTTTGAAGTCATCGACAAGGGAGTGGAGATAGCGGCGTCGGAGAATGACAACGCAAGGACCTCTAGCGTCTCGAGCGAGGTCGTGAAAGAGGTGGTGCATGACCGCGCTCAAAGAAGCAGAGCAAAGGAGCTTCATTTGATTGCAAAGGAGCTTCAAGAGCTCGAGATGCTGATAATGGCGGACGCTACGGAGACAACAAAGCCTATTAGATTGGACACAGAGGAGGAATTAGTCACGAGGGAGTTCCTCAAATTGCTCGAGATCGGAGATCATAAGGAGCCCCAGTATGACGAGCACAACGACCTTGCTAATCTCACTCCAATTTACCTCGTTCCAGATCTTGGAAAGAACTTGGGTTGCATAATTCAGACGAGCGATGGAGGCTACTTGGCATCGATGAATCCTTTGAATACACCAGCGTCAAGAACAGAGACTCCGAAGCTTGCCATGCAAATTTCCAGAGAGTTGATCGTCGAAGACGAGAAGTCGACGAGTGGGTTTGAAGTGTTCCGCAGGGTAGCATCCGAAGAGATCTGCTCCAAACTGCTCTCCTTGGCAGCCATGGACGATTTGGTGGGCAAGACGGCAGAGCAGGTGGCGTTCGAGGGTATTGCATCCGCCATAATAACCGGCAGGAACAAGGAAGGAGCAAGCTCCAGCGCGGCCAGGTCGATCGCCATGGCGAAGAAGATGGCTACAGCGATGAacaaggggagaaaaggaagaacTAGTCTAAGTGAGGAAGCAGTGACCTTGGATGAAGTCCTATGCATTGCCCTGCAGAAGATAGAGGCCATGGCAGTGGAAGCGCTGAAAGTCCAGGCGGAGATAGCCGATGAAGAAGCTCCATTAGAAGCTCTGCCTCCCGCCGACACACTCAATTTGACCGTTAAACCCCATGATTGGTGCACAAACTGCAACAGAGCTACAATTCTAGTGGTGATTCAGctgagagatccagtaagggggTACGAAGCAGTAGGGGCTCCCTTCATAGCCACGGCGCAAGCAGTCCCTCCAACGGACCAGGGCGAAGCACTAGAGGAGAGGAGGTTCAAGCTAGAGAGCGTTCATGTGGGAGGTCTCAAGTTGGGGTCCGACAGCAAGATCAGGAGTGCATGGGACGGCGAGAAGCAGAGGTTGACGGCCATGCAATGGCTGATGGAGAATGGAGTGGGGAAGGCGGCTGGTGGAAGAAGAACAAGGAAGCAAGCGAAGAGGAGCCGAGATTTTGTGTGGAGCTTTTCTTCAAGATTCGTGGATGGCATGTGGTTAAAGCACGTAAGAAACCCAAATTTAATTACTTGTTCCTAA